One Pseudoliparis swirei isolate HS2019 ecotype Mariana Trench unplaced genomic scaffold, NWPU_hadal_v1 hadal_26, whole genome shotgun sequence DNA segment encodes these proteins:
- the LOC130191063 gene encoding 3-ketoacyl-CoA thiolase, peroxisomal-like isoform X2, whose translation MARVAHFLSGFPDTVPCYTVNRQCSSGLQAVFNIAGAIRSGSIDLGLACGVESMSLGEMGNPGDLSSRLTEVDRARDCMIPMGITSENIAERFGVSREKQDAVSSQQKAARAQSLGLFEREIVPVTTRVQDAEGSERVVTVSRDEGVRAGTTVAGLSKLRPAFKPDGTTTAGNSSQVSDGAAAVLIGRRAAVEALGLPVLGVLRASAVVGVPPDLMGIGPAVAIPAALEQAGLTVADIDVFEINEAFASQPYSKMD comes from the exons ATGGCCAGGGTGGCTCACTTCCTCAg CGGGTTTCCGGACACGGTGCCGTGTTACACCGTCAACCGGCAATGTTCCTCCGGCCTGCAGGCTGTGTTCAACATCGCAG gagccaTCAGGAGCGGATCCATTGACCTCGGCCTCGCCTGTGG tgtGGAGAGCATGTCTCTGGGTGAGATGGGGAATCCAGGAGATTTGAGCTCCAGGCTGACGGAGGTCGACAGAGCCAGAGACTGCATGATCCCGATGGG cATCACCTCAGAGAACATCGCAGAGAGATTCGGGGTCTCCAGAGAAAAGCAGGACGCCGTCAGCTCGCAGCAAAA agcgGCCCGTGCGCAGAGCTTGGGTCTGTTCGAGCGGGAGATCGTTCCGGTCACCACGCGGGTCCAGGACGCCGAGGGCAGCGAGCGCGTGGTGACGGTCTCCAGGGACGAGGGGGTCCGGGCGGGGACGACTGTGGCGGGACTGAGCAAGCTGAGGCCGGCCTTCAAACCGGACGGCACCACCACGGCAG GTAACTCCAGCCAGGTGAGCGACGGGGCAGCGGCCGTGCTGATTGGACGCCGGGCTGCGGTCGAGGCTCTGGGTCTGCCGGTCCTGGGAGTCCTGAGGGCCAGCGCGGTGGTGGGGGTCCCCCCGGACCTGATGGGGATCGGACCGGCGGTCGCCATCCCTGCAGCTCTGGAGCAAGCGG gactCACGGTGGCCGATATCGACGTGTTTGAAATCAACGAGGCCTTCGCCAGCCAG ccttattccaaaatggattaa
- the LOC130191063 gene encoding 3-ketoacyl-CoA thiolase, peroxisomal-like isoform X1 — MARVAHFLSGFPDTVPCYTVNRQCSSGLQAVFNIAGAIRSGSIDLGLACGVESMSLGEMGNPGDLSSRLTEVDRARDCMIPMGITSENIAERFGVSREKQDAVSSQQKAARAQSLGLFEREIVPVTTRVQDAEGSERVVTVSRDEGVRAGTTVAGLSKLRPAFKPDGTTTAGNSSQVSDGAAAVLIGRRAAVEALGLPVLGVLRASAVVGVPPDLMGIGPAVAIPAALEQAGLTVADIDVFEINEAFASQVSSRLHADAAA; from the exons ATGGCCAGGGTGGCTCACTTCCTCAg CGGGTTTCCGGACACGGTGCCGTGTTACACCGTCAACCGGCAATGTTCCTCCGGCCTGCAGGCTGTGTTCAACATCGCAG gagccaTCAGGAGCGGATCCATTGACCTCGGCCTCGCCTGTGG tgtGGAGAGCATGTCTCTGGGTGAGATGGGGAATCCAGGAGATTTGAGCTCCAGGCTGACGGAGGTCGACAGAGCCAGAGACTGCATGATCCCGATGGG cATCACCTCAGAGAACATCGCAGAGAGATTCGGGGTCTCCAGAGAAAAGCAGGACGCCGTCAGCTCGCAGCAAAA agcgGCCCGTGCGCAGAGCTTGGGTCTGTTCGAGCGGGAGATCGTTCCGGTCACCACGCGGGTCCAGGACGCCGAGGGCAGCGAGCGCGTGGTGACGGTCTCCAGGGACGAGGGGGTCCGGGCGGGGACGACTGTGGCGGGACTGAGCAAGCTGAGGCCGGCCTTCAAACCGGACGGCACCACCACGGCAG GTAACTCCAGCCAGGTGAGCGACGGGGCAGCGGCCGTGCTGATTGGACGCCGGGCTGCGGTCGAGGCTCTGGGTCTGCCGGTCCTGGGAGTCCTGAGGGCCAGCGCGGTGGTGGGGGTCCCCCCGGACCTGATGGGGATCGGACCGGCGGTCGCCATCCCTGCAGCTCTGGAGCAAGCGG gactCACGGTGGCCGATATCGACGTGTTTGAAATCAACGAGGCCTTCGCCAGCCAGGTGAGTTCACGCCTCCACGCCGACGCTGCTGCTTGA